A segment of the Candidatus Eisenbacteria bacterium genome:
ACCCTCGCCGGTTCTCCCGGCGAGCAACTCTCGGGCGACCGCGGCGTGGCGATCGGTCGGGCCCAGAAAGCGCAACGAGGGGCTCGTCCCGAGCTGATCCAGAAACGCCAGTGCTTCTTCGGGCCGGGCCGGTCGGCCGACCGCGTGCGGGTGGGTCACGAGCGCAAGGAACTCGTGCGCGACACTCCATGGCACCGCCCAGGGTCGTCCACCATTCGCGAGTGCCTCGAGCACCTGTGAGGCGCGTGGATGCTCGGGCGTGCCCCGATTGGCGGCCCACGCGAGAATGCTGGTGTCGACGGCGATCATGAGGTCTCCGAGTACGCCCGGGAGCGGGTGATCACTCCTCACCCTCGGTGGCCCGCGCGGGAGCGGGCCACCGATCGCGCCGAGCGGGACTCACGAGAAAGGGGCCGAGGTCATAGGAGGGCAGCACCACACGCGTACGCCGCGCACGGCCCGGGGACTCGAGCCCCGCGCGCAATGCTTCCTCGACGACGGCCGTGAGCGTGCGGCGCTCGCGCGCGGCGCGCTTTCGCAGTTCGGCGTCGAGGCCGGAGTCGAGGATCAAAGTGGTCCGTTTCATATGCGAAAGCATACGAATGATTCGAAGTCGAGTCACGGACAATTTCGCGAGCCTTGCCGCGGATCGTCCGTTCCGGCACAATCGCCCGCGTTCGTCACCGTCGATCCCAGCCTTCGATCGATCGCATCACTTCTCCGGAAAGGAAACGGCATGGTTCGCAAGTCTTCGAAGCGCAAAGCGATGGTCACCTCCAGCTCCTCGGAAGTCGGAGGTCACGTCAAGGATCCGAGTCTCGCTCGCGAGGGCCGCCTGCGCATCGAATGGGCCGATCGGCACATGCCGGTGCTGCGTGCGATCCGTGCGCGCTTCGCGAAAGAGCGCCCGCTGCGCGGCATGCGCATCGCCGCGTGCCTTCACGTCACGACCGAGACCGCGAATCTGGCGCGAACGCTGCAGGCCGGCGGCGCCGAGGTGCTGCTGTGCGGCTCGAATCCGCTGAGCACCCAGGACGACGTGGCCGCGGCACTGGTGTCGCACTACGGGATCGCCACGTACGCGATCAAGGGCGAGGATCACAAGACCTATTACTCGCACATCGTCTCGTGCATCGAAGCCCGCCCGCACATCACCATGGACGACGGCTGCGACCTCGTGACGGTGCTCCACACCAAGAAGCAGAGCTTCCTGCGCGACATCATCGCGGGCACCGAGGAGACTTCGACCGGAGTCACCCGCCTGCGCGCCATGGCTCGCAGCAAGGTTCTCAAGTACCCGGTGATCGCGATCAACGACGCCGACACCAAGCACCTGTTCGACAACCGCTACGGCACCGGCCAGAGCACCATGGACGGCATCCTGCGCTGCACGAACATGCTGGTGGCCGGCTCGACGGTGGTGATCGCCGGCTACGGCTGGTGCGGTCGCGGCCTGGCTTCGCGCGCCAAGGGCATGGGCGCCACGGTGCTCGTTACCGAGATCGACCCGTTGCGCGCGCTCGAAGCGGCGATGGACGGCTACGAGGTGAGCTCGATGGAGCAGGCGGCCCGGCGTGGCGATCTGTTCATCACGGTGACCGGTAACAAGTCGGTGCTGCGTCGCGAGCATTTCGCCGCCATGAAGGACGGCGCAATCGTCGCGAACAGCGGGCACTTCAACGTCGAGATCGACATCCCCGCGCTCGAGCGCATGTCGTCCTCGCGCAAGACCGTGCGTCCGTTCGTCGAGGAGTTCCGCGTCAAGGGCGGTGGCCGCGTCTACCTGCTGGGCGAAGGACGGCTCATCAACCTGGCCGCAGCCGAAGGCCATCCGGCGATGGTGATGGACATGTCGTTCGCGAATCAGGCGATGTCGGTCGAGTATCTGCGCAAGAAATATCGCTCGCTCAAGAAGCAGGTCTACGGGGTGCCCGAGAACATCGACAAGGAAGTCTCACGCCTGAAGCTCAAGAGCATGCGCATCGACATCGACTCGCCGACGGCCGAGCAGCTCAAGTACATGGCGACCTGGAACGAGGGCACGTAGCACGCCCGCTTCCCGAATCGCAACGCGACGCCCCGGCTCCTCACCGAGTCGGGGCGTTTGTGCGTCGGCATCACCCGCGCGACCCGAGCTTCGTTCGAGCGTGAATGAGCAGAAGGATCTGGCCGTAGTGACCGGCGAAGTGCTCGACCATGTG
Coding sequences within it:
- a CDS encoding adenosylhomocysteinase, with translation MVTSSSSEVGGHVKDPSLAREGRLRIEWADRHMPVLRAIRARFAKERPLRGMRIAACLHVTTETANLARTLQAGGAEVLLCGSNPLSTQDDVAAALVSHYGIATYAIKGEDHKTYYSHIVSCIEARPHITMDDGCDLVTVLHTKKQSFLRDIIAGTEETSTGVTRLRAMARSKVLKYPVIAINDADTKHLFDNRYGTGQSTMDGILRCTNMLVAGSTVVIAGYGWCGRGLASRAKGMGATVLVTEIDPLRALEAAMDGYEVSSMEQAARRGDLFITVTGNKSVLRREHFAAMKDGAIVANSGHFNVEIDIPALERMSSSRKTVRPFVEEFRVKGGGRVYLLGEGRLINLAAAEGHPAMVMDMSFANQAMSVEYLRKKYRSLKKQVYGVPENIDKEVSRLKLKSMRIDIDSPTAEQLKYMATWNEGT
- a CDS encoding PIN domain-containing protein, translating into MIAVDTSILAWAANRGTPEHPRASQVLEALANGGRPWAVPWSVAHEFLALVTHPHAVGRPARPEEALAFLDQLGTSPSLRFLGPTDRHAAVARELLAGRTGEGPGLVAGFETALLLREHGVRELLSADRDMRAWRFLEVIDPIHGAPWRPGDAPGRRYRRLTPRGT